The following are from one region of the Cloacibacterium normanense genome:
- a CDS encoding HAD family hydrolase, with the protein MPLKAVLFDMDGVIVDTEPLHRKAYFQTFKDLKIKVSEEFYTSLTGTSTKKSTQMIKDEFNLDVLPEEIAASKRKYFKQYFDTDPDFDLLPGVRELIINYYENNIKLVLASSASMNTINWVFDKFDIGKYFMGKISGADLEESKPNPEIFIKAAEIAVEPKENCMVIEDSTNGIIAAHRARIFCAAYKSEHSKMQKYDLAKITITDFSELEPQKIENYFN; encoded by the coding sequence ATGCCTTTAAAAGCCGTACTGTTTGATATGGATGGAGTAATTGTAGATACGGAACCACTTCACCGAAAAGCATATTTCCAAACTTTCAAAGATTTAAAGATCAAAGTTTCAGAAGAATTTTATACTTCTCTTACAGGAACATCTACCAAAAAATCTACTCAGATGATTAAAGATGAGTTTAATTTAGATGTTTTGCCAGAAGAAATAGCTGCTTCTAAAAGAAAATATTTTAAACAATACTTTGATACAGACCCTGATTTTGATTTACTTCCTGGAGTGAGAGAATTGATTATCAATTACTACGAAAATAATATTAAGTTAGTTTTGGCTTCATCCGCAAGTATGAATACCATTAATTGGGTTTTTGATAAATTTGATATCGGCAAATACTTTATGGGAAAAATTAGTGGAGCAGATCTAGAAGAATCTAAACCTAATCCCGAAATTTTTATAAAAGCTGCAGAAATTGCAGTTGAACCTAAGGAAAATTGTATGGTAATAGAAGATTCTACCAACGGAATTATTGCTGCACACCGTGCAAGAATTTTCTGCGCTGCCTATAAAAGTGAACATTCTAAAATGCAGAAATATGATTTAGCAAAAATAACCATCACAGACTTTTCTGAATTAGAACCTCAAAAAATAGAGAATTATTTTAACTAA
- a CDS encoding gamma-glutamylcyclotransferase family protein, translating into MPLLFSYGTLQLEQVQLETFGRLLKGEKDILEDYQLTMIEITDPEVLRKSNQQFHPIISFSGDKKDQVEGVLFEVTEEEILLADEYEVDDYKRVEVTFKSGKNGYIYIGK; encoded by the coding sequence ATGCCACTACTTTTTTCCTACGGAACATTACAATTAGAACAAGTGCAATTAGAAACCTTTGGCAGATTGCTGAAAGGCGAAAAAGATATTTTAGAAGATTATCAATTAACGATGATAGAAATTACCGATCCTGAAGTTTTGAGGAAAAGCAATCAACAATTTCATCCGATAATTAGTTTTTCTGGTGATAAAAAAGACCAAGTAGAAGGTGTGCTTTTTGAAGTGACAGAAGAAGAAATTTTACTAGCTGATGAATATGAAGTAGATGATTATAAAAGAGTAGAAGTGACTTTTAAATCAGGAAAAAATGGATATATTTACATTGGAAAATAA
- a CDS encoding methylglyoxal synthase, protein MVAHDHKKDELLSWVKKHREILSQHQLIATGTTGKLISDFLGVNVKRVMSGPLGGDQQLGSMIAEGEIDIVIFFWDPMEAQPHDSNVKALLRLCVVWNIPMACDAATADFILSSPFMHSEYVAEVPDYTSYLNRNVVKKI, encoded by the coding sequence TTGGTAGCACACGATCACAAAAAAGATGAATTGCTAAGTTGGGTAAAAAAGCATAGAGAAATACTCTCTCAGCATCAATTAATAGCAACAGGAACAACCGGGAAATTAATTTCTGATTTTCTTGGAGTCAATGTAAAAAGAGTAATGAGCGGTCCACTTGGTGGTGATCAACAATTAGGTTCTATGATAGCAGAAGGCGAAATAGATATTGTAATTTTCTTTTGGGATCCTATGGAAGCTCAACCGCATGATAGTAATGTAAAGGCACTCCTAAGATTATGTGTAGTATGGAATATTCCTATGGCTTGTGATGCTGCTACAGCAGATTTTATTCTTTCTTCTCCGTTTATGCATTCAGAATATGTAGCAGAAGTACCAGATTATACGAGCTATCTCAATAGAAATGTGGTAAAAAAAATATAA
- a CDS encoding DUF421 domain-containing protein gives MNPFLDITLRSLAVYGFMILGLRIFGKNQLSQLNAGDIILLLLISNAVQNAMVGQDTSLQGGLVAALVLFLTNFGLKKLIFKNSKIKDLIEAEPIILVKDGILDKNALNKSEITIDELEESVREHGVENISEVKLAILEVDGNISIVSFDKNNQTNFTRHKKKKNIRRKL, from the coding sequence ATGAATCCATTTTTAGATATTACACTTCGTTCTCTTGCAGTTTATGGTTTTATGATTCTCGGATTGAGGATTTTTGGTAAGAACCAACTTTCGCAGCTCAATGCGGGAGATATCATATTACTTTTATTGATTTCGAATGCTGTTCAAAATGCAATGGTAGGACAAGATACTTCTTTGCAAGGCGGTTTGGTTGCGGCTTTGGTTTTGTTTTTAACAAATTTTGGATTGAAAAAATTGATTTTTAAAAATTCTAAAATTAAAGATTTAATAGAAGCCGAACCAATCATTTTAGTAAAAGACGGAATTTTAGATAAAAATGCTTTAAATAAAAGCGAAATCACAATAGATGAATTAGAAGAATCTGTGCGTGAACACGGTGTAGAAAACATTTCAGAAGTAAAATTGGCTATTTTAGAAGTTGATGGAAATATAAGTATAGTTTCTTTTGATAAAAATAATCAGACTAATTTTACGAGACATAAAAAGAAAAAAAATATCCGTAGAAAACTTTAG
- a CDS encoding DUF922 domain-containing protein yields MKSDSTIVSYSSCGLSYTAFKDKANNKMKVRIDATFDPRKSWKHPIKTKNLNINHEQGHFDIAEIYARKLRKEFLENVKTEKDYQLKFKLIYQVMYGEFLDYQNYYDNITKRGTNAEKQNELDAEIKAQLKKLEHYKN; encoded by the coding sequence ATGAAAAGTGACAGCACCATTGTCAGTTATTCTTCTTGTGGACTAAGTTACACCGCTTTTAAAGATAAAGCCAATAATAAAATGAAGGTGAGAATAGATGCTACTTTTGACCCAAGAAAATCTTGGAAACATCCTATTAAAACCAAAAATCTCAATATTAATCACGAACAAGGCCATTTTGATATTGCCGAAATTTACGCTAGAAAACTGAGAAAAGAATTTCTAGAAAATGTAAAAACAGAGAAAGATTACCAATTGAAATTTAAGTTGATTTATCAAGTGATGTATGGTGAATTTCTCGATTATCAAAACTATTATGATAACATTACCAAACGAGGAACCAATGCAGAAAAACAAAATGAGCTAGATGCAGAAATTAAAGCTCAACTCAAAAAACTAGAACACTATAAAAACTAA
- a CDS encoding peroxiredoxin — MALVGRKFPNVTVDAISKSGENLRINVLEEAVKNQSKVLLFWYPKDFTFVCPTELHAFQAALEEFRNRNTMVIGASCDTNEVHFAWLSTPKNMGGIEGVTYPLLADTHRQLANILGIVDQDFEYDEEGNETFSGSNVTYRATYLIDEEGKVFHESVNDMPLGRNVAEYLRLIDAYTHVQKYGEVCPANWQEGKAAMNANRTATAEYLSQN; from the coding sequence ATGGCATTAGTAGGAAGAAAATTTCCAAATGTAACTGTAGACGCAATCTCTAAATCAGGAGAAAATTTAAGAATTAACGTTTTAGAAGAAGCAGTAAAAAATCAATCAAAAGTTTTATTATTTTGGTATCCAAAAGACTTTACTTTTGTTTGTCCAACAGAATTACACGCTTTTCAAGCTGCTTTAGAAGAATTTAGAAATAGAAACACTATGGTTATTGGTGCTTCTTGTGATACAAACGAGGTACACTTCGCATGGTTATCTACTCCAAAAAATATGGGAGGAATCGAAGGAGTGACTTATCCACTTTTAGCTGATACCCACAGACAATTGGCTAATATTTTAGGAATTGTAGACCAAGATTTCGAATATGATGAAGAAGGAAACGAAACTTTTTCTGGGTCTAACGTAACGTACAGAGCAACTTATTTAATTGATGAAGAAGGAAAAGTTTTCCACGAAAGCGTAAATGATATGCCTCTTGGAAGAAACGTAGCTGAATATTTAAGATTAATTGATGCTTACACTCACGTTCAAAAATACGGAGAAGTTTGTCCAGCAAACTGGCAAGAAGGTAAAGCAGCAATGAATGCTAATAGAACTGCAACTGCTGAATATCTTAGCCAAAACTAA
- a CDS encoding GNAT family N-acetyltransferase encodes MNYQIREMLPDDGTRVLEIFKQGIDGGNATFDKEVPSWETWDNKYFKVCRLILEDENGVVQGWAAIQPISARVCYKGVAEVSIYLDNSVHGKGFGEMLLHKLIEETEEHHFWTLQSGIFPENVASIKIHEKLGFRIIGRREKIAEMNGIWRDVILLERRTHKF; translated from the coding sequence ATGAACTACCAAATCCGTGAAATGCTTCCAGATGATGGAACGAGAGTTTTAGAAATTTTCAAACAGGGAATTGATGGCGGCAATGCTACTTTTGACAAAGAAGTTCCAAGTTGGGAAACTTGGGACAATAAATATTTCAAAGTTTGTAGATTGATTCTAGAAGACGAAAATGGAGTAGTACAAGGTTGGGCTGCCATTCAACCTATTTCTGCAAGAGTTTGCTATAAAGGGGTAGCAGAAGTAAGCATTTATCTCGATAATTCAGTTCATGGAAAAGGTTTCGGCGAAATGTTGCTCCATAAATTAATAGAAGAAACCGAAGAACATCATTTTTGGACTTTACAATCTGGGATTTTTCCAGAAAATGTAGCGAGTATTAAAATTCATGAAAAATTAGGCTTCAGAATCATTGGAAGAAGAGAAAAAATCGCTGAAATGAACGGAATTTGGAGAGATGTAATTCTTTTAGAAAGAAGAACTCATAAATTCTAA
- the rsmG gene encoding 16S rRNA (guanine(527)-N(7))-methyltransferase RsmG, whose product MSVQIINKYFPNLSEEQKSQFQQLETLYKDWNEKINVISRKDIDEFYERHVLHSLGIAKIMEFADGTKVLDIGTGGGFPGIPLAILFPNVEFTLVDSIGKKITVVKGVSESLGLKNVKAYHERAEKIKDKFHFVVSRAVTQMPVFLRWLKGKFEKEQFNPKHNGVLYLKGGDLGEELAGIKCEIYDLKDQFEEEFFDTKKVVYLSKGNFNS is encoded by the coding sequence ATGTCAGTTCAAATTATTAATAAATACTTTCCCAATCTATCTGAAGAGCAAAAATCTCAGTTTCAACAACTTGAAACGCTCTATAAAGACTGGAACGAAAAAATTAACGTGATTTCGAGAAAAGATATTGATGAATTCTACGAAAGACACGTTCTCCATTCATTGGGAATTGCAAAAATTATGGAATTTGCAGATGGAACCAAAGTTCTAGACATAGGAACTGGTGGTGGTTTCCCGGGAATTCCTTTGGCGATTTTATTTCCAAATGTAGAATTTACTTTGGTAGATTCTATTGGTAAAAAAATTACCGTAGTAAAAGGAGTTTCAGAAAGTCTTGGTCTGAAAAACGTAAAAGCTTACCACGAAAGAGCCGAAAAAATAAAAGACAAATTCCATTTTGTAGTGAGCAGAGCCGTTACACAAATGCCTGTTTTCTTGCGTTGGTTAAAAGGAAAATTCGAAAAAGAACAATTTAACCCAAAACACAACGGTGTATTATACTTAAAAGGTGGAGATTTAGGAGAAGAACTCGCTGGAATAAAATGTGAAATTTACGATCTGAAAGACCAATTCGAAGAAGAATTTTTTGACACTAAAAAAGTAGTATATTTATCCAAAGGAAATTTTAATTCATAA
- the uvrA gene encoding excinuclease ABC subunit UvrA → MSTEKEYIEIYGAREHNLKNINVKIPRNELVTITGLSGSGKSSLAFDTIFAEGQRRYIETFSAYARQFLGGLERPDVDKIEGLSPVIAIEQKTTNKNPRSTVGTVTELYDFLRLLFARVSDAYSLETGQKMVSYTEEQILETIKENYKGEKVLLLAPVVRSRKGHYHELFVQLAKKGYSQARIDGELQDIEYDLKLDRYKTHDIEVVIDRWIIGENATESRMAKSLKTALQMGEGVVMVQKLGATDYQYFSKNLMDAHSGNALPIPEPNTFSFNSPKGSCPTCKGLGTIKKINEEFLVENPNFSINQGALLPLEVLKGNKWLLTQIKNILEIFGLGLNTSFNEIPREAVDYIYYGCQKEFTADLKYAGISKKIKINFEGLVPYLSQVIEDKENYDAVVLERQFTTEETCPECNGARLQKSSLAFKIDGKNIAEINALSLLDLKDWIQEVKEKFSEKNKIIANEILKEIETRLQFLLDVGLDYLSLSRSSRTLSGGESQRIRLATQIGSQLVNVLYILDEPSIGLHQRDNERLINSLKNLRDIGNSVLVVEHDKDMILEADYVLDIGPRAGKHGGEILWQGKPKDLIKANTITADYLTGKRSIEIPKERRKGNGKFLKLKGATGNNLKNVNLEIPLGKLVVVTGISGSGKSSLINGTLYPILNKHFYRAIQEPLPYKKFEGIENIDKIVDVDQTPIGRTPRSNPATYTGMFTDIRNLFAELPESKIRGYKAGRFSFNVKGGRCETCQGGGLKVIEMNFLPDVYVHCETCNGKRFNRETLEVRYKGKSISDVLEMTIDEAVDFFQPIPKIYAKVKTLQDVGLGYITLGQQSTTLSGGEAQRIKLATELAKKQTGNTLYILDEPTTGLHFEDVKILMEAIKQLVELGNSFIIIEHNLDVIKLADHIIDIGPEGGKHGGEIIATGTPEELIKSKKSLTAKFLKKEME, encoded by the coding sequence ATGAGTACAGAAAAAGAATACATCGAAATATACGGAGCTAGAGAACACAATCTTAAAAACATCAATGTTAAAATACCTAGAAATGAATTGGTTACCATTACGGGACTTTCTGGTTCTGGGAAATCTTCTTTGGCTTTTGACACCATTTTTGCAGAAGGACAAAGACGTTACATCGAAACATTTTCTGCATATGCTCGTCAGTTTTTGGGCGGTTTAGAGCGTCCAGATGTAGATAAAATCGAAGGACTTTCTCCTGTAATTGCCATCGAACAAAAGACTACCAATAAAAACCCACGTTCTACAGTGGGTACCGTTACAGAATTGTATGATTTTTTACGTTTGCTTTTCGCTAGAGTTTCAGATGCTTATTCTTTGGAAACTGGTCAAAAAATGGTGAGCTACACAGAAGAACAAATTCTAGAAACCATCAAAGAAAATTATAAAGGCGAAAAAGTTTTGCTTCTCGCTCCAGTTGTGCGTTCCAGGAAAGGTCATTATCACGAACTTTTTGTGCAATTGGCGAAAAAAGGATATTCGCAAGCCAGAATTGATGGAGAATTACAAGATATAGAATATGATTTAAAGCTTGACCGTTACAAAACTCACGATATAGAAGTGGTAATAGACCGATGGATTATCGGCGAAAATGCTACGGAAAGCAGAATGGCAAAATCTCTGAAAACGGCTTTGCAAATGGGAGAAGGAGTAGTAATGGTTCAGAAATTAGGCGCAACAGACTATCAATATTTTTCTAAAAATTTGATGGATGCACACAGCGGAAATGCGTTGCCTATTCCAGAGCCAAACACGTTTTCTTTCAACTCACCAAAGGGAAGTTGCCCAACTTGTAAAGGTCTCGGAACCATCAAAAAAATCAATGAAGAATTTTTGGTAGAAAATCCTAATTTTTCTATCAATCAAGGCGCTTTATTACCTCTAGAAGTTTTGAAAGGAAACAAATGGCTTCTCACTCAAATTAAAAATATTTTAGAGATTTTCGGGCTAGGTTTAAATACTTCTTTCAATGAAATTCCTCGTGAAGCGGTAGATTATATTTACTACGGTTGCCAAAAAGAATTTACTGCAGATTTAAAATACGCGGGAATTTCTAAGAAAATAAAAATCAATTTTGAAGGGTTGGTTCCTTATCTCAGTCAAGTAATTGAAGATAAAGAAAACTACGACGCAGTAGTGCTTGAAAGACAATTTACCACCGAGGAAACTTGTCCAGAATGTAACGGAGCAAGACTTCAAAAAAGCAGTTTAGCTTTTAAAATTGATGGAAAAAACATTGCTGAAATCAATGCTTTGAGTTTGTTGGATTTGAAAGATTGGATTCAAGAAGTTAAAGAAAAATTCAGCGAAAAAAATAAAATCATTGCCAATGAAATTCTAAAAGAAATAGAAACCAGATTGCAGTTTTTATTAGACGTTGGTTTAGATTATTTAAGCTTGAGTAGAAGTTCTAGAACGCTTTCTGGTGGCGAATCTCAGAGAATTAGATTGGCTACACAAATTGGTTCCCAACTCGTAAATGTATTGTATATTTTAGATGAACCGAGCATTGGTTTGCATCAAAGAGACAATGAAAGACTCATCAATTCATTGAAAAATCTTCGTGATATTGGGAATTCTGTTCTCGTGGTAGAACATGATAAAGACATGATTTTAGAAGCCGATTACGTTCTAGATATCGGTCCTAGAGCCGGAAAACATGGCGGCGAAATTCTTTGGCAAGGAAAACCTAAAGATCTAATCAAAGCAAATACAATCACGGCAGATTATCTCACGGGCAAAAGAAGCATAGAAATCCCTAAAGAAAGAAGAAAAGGAAACGGAAAATTTCTAAAATTAAAAGGCGCAACAGGAAATAACCTGAAAAACGTAAACCTCGAAATTCCTTTAGGAAAATTGGTAGTGGTAACAGGAATTTCAGGAAGTGGAAAATCTTCTTTGATTAATGGAACGCTTTATCCAATTCTCAACAAACATTTTTACAGAGCGATTCAAGAACCTTTGCCTTACAAAAAATTTGAAGGCATTGAAAATATCGACAAAATTGTAGATGTAGACCAAACTCCGATTGGTAGAACGCCGCGTTCTAATCCTGCAACTTACACCGGAATGTTCACCGATATCAGAAATCTTTTTGCAGAATTGCCAGAATCTAAAATTCGTGGTTATAAAGCAGGAAGATTTTCTTTCAATGTAAAAGGTGGAAGATGCGAAACGTGTCAAGGTGGTGGTTTAAAAGTCATAGAAATGAACTTTTTGCCAGATGTTTACGTGCATTGCGAAACCTGTAACGGAAAACGCTTCAACAGAGAAACTTTGGAAGTTCGCTACAAAGGAAAATCAATTTCTGATGTTTTGGAAATGACGATTGATGAAGCTGTAGATTTCTTCCAACCGATTCCAAAAATTTATGCTAAAGTGAAGACTTTACAAGATGTTGGTTTGGGTTACATTACACTTGGTCAACAATCTACCACGTTAAGTGGAGGAGAAGCTCAACGTATAAAACTAGCAACAGAACTTGCCAAAAAACAAACAGGAAACACGCTTTATATTCTAGATGAACCTACAACAGGTTTGCACTTTGAAGATGTAAAAATCTTGATGGAAGCCATCAAGCAGTTGGTAGAATTAGGCAATTCTTTTATTATTATTGAACATAATTTAGATGTCATTAAATTAGCAGATCACATTATAGACATCGGTCCAGAAGGTGGAAAACACGGTGGCGAAATCATCGCAACGGGAACTCCTGAAGAATTGATAAAATCTAAAAAATCTTTGACGGCGAAGTTTTTGAAGAAGGAAATGGAATAA
- a CDS encoding rhomboid family intramembrane serine protease, with translation MSVWTEFLRDKKFEIKDDYGIFLHEFKTPMFFSTEKDLMTYLGDSELKEVLFIKFKEDDNFKLFGSEKRHQDIINSTQKKKNIKSILWAIVVLVGILAYQKYFKNNEDPRDFKLWILLASIVPIINFGFEYFSYKKNNSENFDGFINNSIFVFWLNKSYKANLAYILPVILSICFGFKEILELGKSTKYNLINDWALLKSQVFLGEYYRIVSNLFVHSNMLHISAVAGALLFLSKLFLRFYNIYFLIFIFLITGIVGSFTSMIFHPDDISYGASSSVLGILGFLISFILKFSNIIPKNFINEMLTSSILFIVFLGIVGFNYIDNTANLGGFVAGLLLGATLDNRNSVEAKIKESFLKIKI, from the coding sequence ATGAGCGTTTGGACAGAATTTTTGCGAGATAAAAAATTTGAAATAAAAGATGATTATGGCATCTTTTTACACGAGTTTAAAACGCCAATGTTTTTTTCTACTGAAAAAGATTTAATGACCTATTTAGGTGATTCTGAATTAAAAGAAGTTCTATTTATAAAATTTAAAGAAGACGATAATTTTAAACTTTTTGGTTCAGAGAAAAGGCATCAAGATATCATTAATTCTACCCAAAAGAAAAAAAATATAAAATCTATTTTATGGGCTATTGTTGTATTGGTTGGTATTTTAGCTTATCAAAAATATTTCAAAAATAATGAAGACCCCAGAGATTTTAAACTTTGGATATTACTTGCTTCCATTGTACCAATAATTAATTTTGGTTTTGAATATTTCAGTTACAAAAAAAATAATTCAGAAAATTTTGATGGTTTTATAAATAACTCAATTTTTGTCTTTTGGCTGAATAAATCTTACAAAGCTAATTTAGCTTATATTTTACCTGTAATTCTTTCAATTTGTTTCGGATTCAAAGAAATTTTAGAGTTAGGAAAATCTACAAAATATAATTTAATAAATGATTGGGCTTTACTTAAATCTCAAGTTTTTCTCGGCGAATATTATAGAATAGTTAGCAATTTATTTGTTCATTCTAATATGCTTCATATAAGTGCAGTAGCCGGAGCTTTATTATTTCTTTCTAAACTTTTTTTAAGGTTTTACAATATTTATTTTTTAATATTCATATTTTTAATAACAGGAATTGTTGGAAGTTTTACAAGTATGATTTTTCATCCCGATGATATTTCATATGGTGCTTCTAGTTCAGTTTTGGGTATTTTAGGATTTTTAATTTCATTTATATTAAAATTTAGCAATATTATACCCAAAAATTTTATCAATGAAATGTTAACTTCTAGTATTTTGTTTATTGTATTTTTAGGAATTGTGGGTTTTAATTATATCGACAATACAGCTAATTTAGGAGGCTTTGTTGCAGGATTATTATTGGGTGCTACTCTTGATAATAGAAATTCAGTGGAAGCAAAAATTAAAGAATCGTTTTTAAAAATTAAAATTTAA
- a CDS encoding GNAT family N-acetyltransferase produces the protein MNYELREMLPEDGAQVLQIFKQEIDGGNATFDKEVPSWETWDNKYFKVCRLVLVNENGVVQGWAAIQPVSARECFKGVAEVSIYLDNSVHGKGFGEMLLHKLVEETEEHHFWTLQSGIFPENVASIKIHEKLGFRIIGRREKIAEMNGIWRDVILLERRSKSI, from the coding sequence ATGAACTACGAATTAAGAGAAATGCTGCCAGAAGATGGAGCTCAGGTTTTACAAATTTTCAAACAGGAAATTGATGGCGGCAATGCTACTTTTGACAAAGAAGTTCCAAGTTGGGAAACTTGGGACAATAAATATTTCAAAGTGTGTAGATTGGTTTTGGTAAACGAAAATGGAGTAGTGCAAGGTTGGGCTGCCATTCAACCGGTTTCTGCAAGAGAATGCTTCAAAGGTGTTGCCGAAGTCAGCATTTATCTAGATAATTCAGTTCATGGAAAAGGATTTGGCGAAATGTTGCTCCATAAATTAGTAGAAGAAACCGAAGAACATCATTTTTGGACTTTACAATCTGGGATTTTTCCAGAAAATGTAGCGAGCATTAAAATTCACGAAAAATTAGGCTTCAGAATCATTGGAAGAAGAGAAAAAATCGCTGAAATGAACGGAATTTGGAGAGATGTAATTCTTTTAGAAAGAAGAAGCAAAAGCATATAA
- a CDS encoding pyridoxal phosphate-dependent aminotransferase: protein MSRVSDRLNRLSYSQTFVMSNKARDMKAAGIDVISLTLGEPDFDVPDNIKKAAFDAINENYSHYSPVPGFLELRKAIVNKLKRDNNLDYKPTQICVANGAKQNIFNVLAALVNEGDEVILPAPYWVSYDEMVKINGGVSVFIETNIDTEFKMTAEQLEAAITPKTKAVLYSSPCNPSGSYYTREELEKIANVMAKYPDVVIISDEIYEFINYDGEHISIAEFPQVFNQTAVINGMSKAFAMTGWRIGYSACPEWLADACDKLQGQVTSGANTVAQRASIVGLETDPKDYYYMVESFEKRRNLVYELLKEVPGFKVNLPKAAFYFFPDISYYLGKTLDGVLINNSDDFAMFLLEKAHVACVGGVSFGDANCIRFSYAASEEELKEAMNRIKKALTEAEIH from the coding sequence ATGAGCAGAGTTTCGGACAGATTAAACAGATTAAGTTATTCTCAGACCTTTGTAATGAGTAACAAAGCGAGAGATATGAAAGCAGCAGGAATAGATGTAATTTCGCTTACACTAGGAGAACCAGATTTTGATGTGCCAGATAATATAAAGAAGGCAGCGTTTGATGCAATTAATGAAAATTATAGCCATTATTCTCCTGTTCCGGGTTTTTTAGAACTAAGAAAAGCAATTGTTAATAAGCTAAAAAGAGATAACAATTTAGACTATAAACCGACGCAAATCTGTGTAGCAAATGGAGCTAAACAAAATATTTTCAATGTTTTAGCAGCTTTGGTAAATGAAGGAGACGAAGTAATTTTGCCCGCTCCGTATTGGGTTTCTTATGATGAAATGGTAAAAATTAATGGTGGTGTTTCTGTTTTTATCGAAACCAATATTGATACTGAATTTAAGATGACAGCAGAGCAATTAGAAGCTGCCATCACTCCAAAAACGAAAGCGGTATTGTATAGTTCACCATGTAATCCATCAGGCAGTTATTATACCAGAGAAGAATTAGAAAAAATCGCAAACGTAATGGCGAAATATCCAGATGTGGTGATTATTTCTGATGAAATCTACGAATTTATTAATTATGATGGAGAGCATATTTCTATTGCAGAATTTCCACAAGTTTTTAATCAAACTGCTGTAATTAATGGAATGTCTAAAGCTTTTGCAATGACTGGTTGGAGAATTGGTTATAGCGCTTGTCCAGAATGGTTAGCAGACGCATGTGATAAGTTGCAAGGTCAGGTTACCAGTGGTGCAAATACGGTAGCGCAAAGAGCTTCTATTGTAGGATTAGAAACCGACCCGAAAGATTACTACTATATGGTAGAAAGTTTTGAAAAACGTAGAAATCTAGTATATGAATTGTTAAAAGAAGTGCCTGGTTTCAAAGTAAATTTACCAAAAGCGGCTTTTTATTTCTTCCCAGATATTTCTTATTATTTAGGAAAAACTCTTGACGGTGTTCTCATCAATAATTCTGATGATTTTGCGATGTTTTTATTAGAAAAAGCACATGTAGCTTGTGTAGGAGGCGTAAGTTTTGGTGATGCTAATTGTATCAGATTCTCTTATGCCGCTTCTGAAGAAGAATTAAAAGAAGCGATGAATAGAATTAAAAAAGCTTTAACAGAAGCAGAAATTCATTAA
- a CDS encoding methylglyoxal synthase — protein sequence MTKNVRLLSPQKTIALIAHDHKKDELLEWVKKHSEVIQQHQLIATGTTGKLIENELGVLVHRVMSGPLGGDQQLGAMIAEGKIDIVIFFWDPMEAQPHDPDVKAFLRICAVWNIIVACDASTADFILTSPFMHTEYAVETPDYKLYLNRNIEKGIS from the coding sequence ATGACTAAAAATGTAAGGTTGCTTTCTCCTCAAAAAACTATAGCGCTTATTGCTCACGACCATAAAAAAGATGAATTACTTGAATGGGTGAAAAAACACAGTGAAGTGATTCAACAACATCAATTAATTGCTACAGGAACCACGGGAAAATTGATAGAAAATGAATTGGGAGTTCTTGTTCACAGAGTAATGAGTGGCCCACTTGGTGGAGATCAACAACTTGGTGCAATGATTGCCGAAGGAAAAATAGATATCGTTATTTTCTTTTGGGATCCTATGGAAGCACAGCCTCATGATCCAGATGTGAAGGCATTTTTAAGGATCTGTGCCGTTTGGAATATTATCGTAGCATGTGATGCATCTACCGCAGATTTTATTTTAACTTCGCCTTTCATGCATACAGAATATGCAGTGGAAACTCCTGATTATAAATTATATTTAAATAGAAATATAGAAAAAGGAATTTCATAA